One region of Tachysurus vachellii isolate PV-2020 chromosome 11, HZAU_Pvac_v1, whole genome shotgun sequence genomic DNA includes:
- the si:dkeyp-110g5.4 gene encoding uncharacterized protein si:dkeyp-110g5.4 isoform X3 produces the protein MTSVADTVVFIPEQACVLTVPVHSLPSSITKKMWACPVQSDRPAVFISPVELREKGTTQEPSPLTPGQFFLPVVTSNHRAFRILRDFLHSRENSLQRPGENSLQGPGENSLQGPGENSLQGPGENSLQDPGENSRACSAFSKRKNAIILFDTKIFFIVREAKAPDWLLEKPSPASPEREAPPPNSQSKTQDDDIADRKRSKDGADAAEDHGKCVLEEREPDAMMDGVNTPTKDVSTNTPRAGNHLTKLKEEVEEESSHNAAGLTSEERRDNETRSAAETHTGNEKSSSDNEHKIKMSEEKSSVVKPTCCKRLLFTSGQSSSGTDANERQDKRKVKGQICDSAFVSAAEIVDVNADDRDSQNNTEDSNKDMENTKRSREGQRSHKESAVEIIDISDDEDHIPVTSSGDENTVGTNASQVEKLLERCEIIKRRISDCVKLQVSALERKNASHDVTMETGADHNELIIVDDLNQNPSSSKHHGNRTKSKREGCESAVQILDLDDDQVLLKSLKNSNRDAAKTSKSPSEAEQRACPSEAEQRACPSEAEQRACPREAEQRACPSEAEQRACPSEAEQRACPSEAEQRACPSEAEQRACPSEAEQRACPSVPGESVVKILYLSDDDDEVIITDREFRNSHGPQISDKANGCKRRISGGTTEDTDSDVATKRCKPDENAELFQCKRSESAVDTRSQVKNHTGDVEIIEVDDDDDDDDDDDDVKIFERDGEITELHTESQTTLEIIKSCKRDVSDSHRSDGLKLGVESDVEDQRINAEDASDEHFKSDRVLSPAGKPGERFKDEDEDLINKKLSPGADVNEAKALYSRSVVQLMRVQDHDQDLSGDDAESNHDISKTLAAEGPVSKVQSSDQYKNVQTATARVIAVKPKVTDDVWVSSNVSDILSAAEDPACEGPQVADVLDSSALFEHSEFGEEKSEATNQSSRDEGAGVWLRPASPHWITDYVMLRRQENISCTREKLRRMEEKLNTLRNSQH, from the exons ATGACGTCAGTGGCAGACACGGTGGTCTTCATCCCGGAGCAGGCGTGTGTCCTCACGGTTCCTGTTCACTCACTGCCTTCATCCATCACCAAgaagatgtgggcgtgtcccgtTCAGTCCGACCGGCCGGCTGTGTTCATCTCCCCTGTGGAGCTGAGGGAGAAAGGAACCACCCAGGAACCCTCACCTTTAACCCCAGGGCAGTTCTTCCTGCCGGTTGTGACGTCTAACCACAGAGCTTTCAGGATCCTCAGGGACTTTCTACATTCAC GTGAGAACTCGCTGCAGCGTCCAGGTGAGAACTCGCTGCAGGGTCCAGGTGAGAACTCGCTGCAGGGTCCAGGTGAGAACTCGCTGCAGGGTCCAGGTGAGAACTCGCTGCAGGATCCTGGTGAGAACTCACGAGCGTGTTCTGCGTTCTCAAAAAGGAAGAACGCCATTATTCTTTTTGATACCAAGATTTTCTTCATTGTAAGAGAAGCAAAGGCACCTGATTGGCTACTGGAGAAGCCAAGCCCCGCCTCACCTGAACgtgaagctccgcccccaaaTTCACAGAGTAAAACA CAGGACGATGACATCGCTGACAGGAAGAGGAGTAAAGATGGTGCTGATGCTGCAGAGGATCATGGGAAATGTGTGCTAGAGGAGAGAGAACCTGATGCGATGATGGACGGAGTGAATACACCGACGAAAGACGTGagcaccaacacaccaagaGCTGGCAACCATCTCACAAAGCtgaaggaggaggtggaggaggagagcagCCATAATGCTGCGGGTTTAACGAGTGAGGAAAGACGTGACAACGAGACCAGATCAGCTGCAGAAACTCACACAGGAAACGAAAAGAGTTCATCAGATAACGagcataaaattaaaatgagtgAAGAGAAGAGTTCAGTAGTCAAACCTACATGCTGCAAACGTCTCCTTTTCACCAGCGGTCAGAGTTCATCAGGAACAGACGCAAACGAGCGACAAGATAAAAGAAAGGTTAAAGGTCAAATCTGCGACTCGGCCTTCGTCAGCGCTGCCGAGATCGTAGACGTGAACGCAGATGATCGAGATTCCCAGAACAACACAGAAGATTCGAACAAAGACATGGAGAATACTAAAAGATCGAgagaaggtcagaggtcacacaAAGAGAGTGCCGTCGAGATCATCGACATAAGCGACGATGAAGATCACATTCCCGTCACAAGCTCAGGCGACGAGAACACGGTCGGAACAAACGCTAGCCAAGTGGAGAAACTGCTGGAACGATGCGAAATTATCAAACGCAGAATAAGCGACTGTGTTAAATTACAGGTTTCAGCTCTTGAACGTAAAAATGCAAGTCACGATGTCACCATGGAAACGGGTGCCGATCACAACGAGCTGATAATCGTCGACGACTTGAATCAAAACCCAAGTAGCAGTAAACATCATGGTAACAGGACGAAGTCTAAAAGAGAAGGTTGTGAAAGTGCTGTTCAGATCTTAGACCTGGACGATGATCAAGTTTTACTCAAAAGTCTAAAAAACTCAAATCGAGACGCAGCAAAAACTTCTAAAAGTCCGAGCGAGGCGGAGCAGAGGGCGTGTCCGAGCGAGGCGGAGCAGAGGGCGTGTCCGAGCGAGGCGGAGCAGAGGGCGTGTCCAAGGGAGGCGGAGCAGAGGGCGTGTCCGAGCGAGGCGGAGCAGAGGGCGTGTCCGAGCGAGGCGGAGCAGAGGGCGTGTCCGAGCGAGGCGGAGCAGAGGGCGTGTCCGAGCGAGGCGGAGCAGAGGGCGTGTCCGAGCGAGGCGGAGCAGAGGGCGTGTCCGAGCGTGCCGGGGGAAAGCGTGGTGAAGATCCTGTACCTtagcgatgatgatgatgaggtcaTCATAACTGATAGAGAGTTCAGAAACTCACATGGACCTCAGATCAGCGATAAAGCTAACGGATGTAAACGGAGGATTAGCGGCGGAACGACGGAGGACACGGATTCAGACGTAGCGACTAAACGATGTAAACCTGACGAGAATGCTGAGTTGTTTCAGTGTAAACGTTCAGAAAGTGCTGTAGATACAAGGTCTCAGGTTAAAAATCATACCGGTGATGTTGAGATCATCgaggttgatgatgatgatgatgatgatgatgatgatgatgatgttaaaaTCTTTGAGCGTGACGGTGAAATCACCGAGCTGCACACTGAGAGTCAGACCACACTGGAGATAATAAAAAGCTGTAAACGGGACGTTTCTGATAGCCACAGAAGTGACGGGCTGAAGTTGGGTGTTGAAAGTGACGTTGAGGATCAGAGGATCAACGCTGAAGATGCTTCAGACGAACACTTCAAATCAGACAGAGTCCTGAGTCCagctggaaaacctggagaaaGGTTTaaagatgaggatgaagatcTGATAAATAAGAAACTTTCCCCTGGAGCTGATGTTAATGAAGCTAAAGCTTTGTACAGTAGAAGTGTGGTGCAGCTGATGAGGGTCCAGGACCATGATCAGGATCTGAGTGGAGATGATGCAGAGTCTAATCATGACATTAGTAAGACTTTAGCTGCTGAAGGTCCAGTCAGTAAAGTTCAGAGTTCTGATCAATATAAAAACGTTCAAACTGCGACTGCTCGAGTAATCGCCGTAAAGCCGAAGGTGACAGATGATGTCTGGGTTTCGTCAAATGTTAGTGACATTCTGAGTGCAGCTGAGGATCCAGCTTGTGAAGGTCCTCAGGTCGCTGATGTCTTGGATTCATCTGCATTGTTTGAACATAGTGAGTTTGGAGAAGAAAAATCTGAAGCTACCAATCAGAGCTCACGTGATGAGGGAGCAGGTGTGTGGCTCCGCCCAGCGTCTCCTCACTGGATTACGGATTACGTTATGCTGAGAAGGCAGGAGAACATCAGCTGTACCCGAGAGAAACTCAGGAGGATGGAGGAGAAACTTAACACTCTGAGGAACTCACAGCACTGA
- the si:dkeyp-110g5.4 gene encoding dentin sialophosphoprotein isoform X2, with protein sequence MTSVADTVVFIPEQACVLTVPVHSLPSSITKKMWACPVQSDRPAVFISPVELREKGTTQEPSPLTPGQFFLPVVTSNHRAFRILRDFLHSRENSLQRPGENSLQGPGENSLQRPGENSLQRPGENSLQGPGENSLQGPGENSLQGPGENSLQDPGENSRACSAFSKRKNAIILFDTKIFFIVREAKAPDWLLEKPSPASPEREAPPPNSQSKTDDDIADRKRSKDGADAAEDHGKCVLEEREPDAMMDGVNTPTKDVSTNTPRAGNHLTKLKEEVEEESSHNAAGLTSEERRDNETRSAAETHTGNEKSSSDNEHKIKMSEEKSSVVKPTCCKRLLFTSGQSSSGTDANERQDKRKVKGQICDSAFVSAAEIVDVNADDRDSQNNTEDSNKDMENTKRSREGQRSHKESAVEIIDISDDEDHIPVTSSGDENTVGTNASQVEKLLERCEIIKRRISDCVKLQVSALERKNASHDVTMETGADHNELIIVDDLNQNPSSSKHHGNRTKSKREGCESAVQILDLDDDQVLLKSLKNSNRDAAKTSKSPSEAEQRACPSEAEQRACPSEAEQRACPREAEQRACPSEAEQRACPSEAEQRACPSEAEQRACPSEAEQRACPSEAEQRACPSVPGESVVKILYLSDDDDEVIITDREFRNSHGPQISDKANGCKRRISGGTTEDTDSDVATKRCKPDENAELFQCKRSESAVDTRSQVKNHTGDVEIIEVDDDDDDDDDDDDVKIFERDGEITELHTESQTTLEIIKSCKRDVSDSHRSDGLKLGVESDVEDQRINAEDASDEHFKSDRVLSPAGKPGERFKDEDEDLINKKLSPGADVNEAKALYSRSVVQLMRVQDHDQDLSGDDAESNHDISKTLAAEGPVSKVQSSDQYKNVQTATARVIAVKPKVTDDVWVSSNVSDILSAAEDPACEGPQVADVLDSSALFEHSEFGEEKSEATNQSSRDEGAGVWLRPASPHWITDYVMLRRQENISCTREKLRRMEEKLNTLRNSQH encoded by the exons ATGACGTCAGTGGCAGACACGGTGGTCTTCATCCCGGAGCAGGCGTGTGTCCTCACGGTTCCTGTTCACTCACTGCCTTCATCCATCACCAAgaagatgtgggcgtgtcccgtTCAGTCCGACCGGCCGGCTGTGTTCATCTCCCCTGTGGAGCTGAGGGAGAAAGGAACCACCCAGGAACCCTCACCTTTAACCCCAGGGCAGTTCTTCCTGCCGGTTGTGACGTCTAACCACAGAGCTTTCAGGATCCTCAGGGACTTTCTACATTCAC GTGAGAACTCGCTGCAGCGTCCAGGTGAGAACTCGCTGCAGGGTCCTGGTGAGAACTCGCTGCAGCGTCCAGGTGAGAACTCGCTGCAGCGTCCAGGTGAGAACTCGCTGCAGGGTCCAGGTGAGAACTCGCTGCAGGGTCCAGGTGAGAACTCGCTGCAGGGTCCAGGTGAGAACTCGCTGCAGGATCCTGGTGAGAACTCACGAGCGTGTTCTGCGTTCTCAAAAAGGAAGAACGCCATTATTCTTTTTGATACCAAGATTTTCTTCATTGTAAGAGAAGCAAAGGCACCTGATTGGCTACTGGAGAAGCCAAGCCCCGCCTCACCTGAACgtgaagctccgcccccaaaTTCACAGAGTAAAACA GACGATGACATCGCTGACAGGAAGAGGAGTAAAGATGGTGCTGATGCTGCAGAGGATCATGGGAAATGTGTGCTAGAGGAGAGAGAACCTGATGCGATGATGGACGGAGTGAATACACCGACGAAAGACGTGagcaccaacacaccaagaGCTGGCAACCATCTCACAAAGCtgaaggaggaggtggaggaggagagcagCCATAATGCTGCGGGTTTAACGAGTGAGGAAAGACGTGACAACGAGACCAGATCAGCTGCAGAAACTCACACAGGAAACGAAAAGAGTTCATCAGATAACGagcataaaattaaaatgagtgAAGAGAAGAGTTCAGTAGTCAAACCTACATGCTGCAAACGTCTCCTTTTCACCAGCGGTCAGAGTTCATCAGGAACAGACGCAAACGAGCGACAAGATAAAAGAAAGGTTAAAGGTCAAATCTGCGACTCGGCCTTCGTCAGCGCTGCCGAGATCGTAGACGTGAACGCAGATGATCGAGATTCCCAGAACAACACAGAAGATTCGAACAAAGACATGGAGAATACTAAAAGATCGAgagaaggtcagaggtcacacaAAGAGAGTGCCGTCGAGATCATCGACATAAGCGACGATGAAGATCACATTCCCGTCACAAGCTCAGGCGACGAGAACACGGTCGGAACAAACGCTAGCCAAGTGGAGAAACTGCTGGAACGATGCGAAATTATCAAACGCAGAATAAGCGACTGTGTTAAATTACAGGTTTCAGCTCTTGAACGTAAAAATGCAAGTCACGATGTCACCATGGAAACGGGTGCCGATCACAACGAGCTGATAATCGTCGACGACTTGAATCAAAACCCAAGTAGCAGTAAACATCATGGTAACAGGACGAAGTCTAAAAGAGAAGGTTGTGAAAGTGCTGTTCAGATCTTAGACCTGGACGATGATCAAGTTTTACTCAAAAGTCTAAAAAACTCAAATCGAGACGCAGCAAAAACTTCTAAAAGTCCGAGCGAGGCGGAGCAGAGGGCGTGTCCGAGCGAGGCGGAGCAGAGGGCGTGTCCGAGCGAGGCGGAGCAGAGGGCGTGTCCAAGGGAGGCGGAGCAGAGGGCGTGTCCGAGCGAGGCGGAGCAGAGGGCGTGTCCGAGCGAGGCGGAGCAGAGGGCGTGTCCGAGCGAGGCGGAGCAGAGGGCGTGTCCGAGCGAGGCGGAGCAGAGGGCGTGTCCGAGCGAGGCGGAGCAGAGGGCGTGTCCGAGCGTGCCGGGGGAAAGCGTGGTGAAGATCCTGTACCTtagcgatgatgatgatgaggtcaTCATAACTGATAGAGAGTTCAGAAACTCACATGGACCTCAGATCAGCGATAAAGCTAACGGATGTAAACGGAGGATTAGCGGCGGAACGACGGAGGACACGGATTCAGACGTAGCGACTAAACGATGTAAACCTGACGAGAATGCTGAGTTGTTTCAGTGTAAACGTTCAGAAAGTGCTGTAGATACAAGGTCTCAGGTTAAAAATCATACCGGTGATGTTGAGATCATCgaggttgatgatgatgatgatgatgatgatgatgatgatgatgttaaaaTCTTTGAGCGTGACGGTGAAATCACCGAGCTGCACACTGAGAGTCAGACCACACTGGAGATAATAAAAAGCTGTAAACGGGACGTTTCTGATAGCCACAGAAGTGACGGGCTGAAGTTGGGTGTTGAAAGTGACGTTGAGGATCAGAGGATCAACGCTGAAGATGCTTCAGACGAACACTTCAAATCAGACAGAGTCCTGAGTCCagctggaaaacctggagaaaGGTTTaaagatgaggatgaagatcTGATAAATAAGAAACTTTCCCCTGGAGCTGATGTTAATGAAGCTAAAGCTTTGTACAGTAGAAGTGTGGTGCAGCTGATGAGGGTCCAGGACCATGATCAGGATCTGAGTGGAGATGATGCAGAGTCTAATCATGACATTAGTAAGACTTTAGCTGCTGAAGGTCCAGTCAGTAAAGTTCAGAGTTCTGATCAATATAAAAACGTTCAAACTGCGACTGCTCGAGTAATCGCCGTAAAGCCGAAGGTGACAGATGATGTCTGGGTTTCGTCAAATGTTAGTGACATTCTGAGTGCAGCTGAGGATCCAGCTTGTGAAGGTCCTCAGGTCGCTGATGTCTTGGATTCATCTGCATTGTTTGAACATAGTGAGTTTGGAGAAGAAAAATCTGAAGCTACCAATCAGAGCTCACGTGATGAGGGAGCAGGTGTGTGGCTCCGCCCAGCGTCTCCTCACTGGATTACGGATTACGTTATGCTGAGAAGGCAGGAGAACATCAGCTGTACCCGAGAGAAACTCAGGAGGATGGAGGAGAAACTTAACACTCTGAGGAACTCACAGCACTGA
- the si:dkeyp-110g5.4 gene encoding uncharacterized protein si:dkeyp-110g5.4 isoform X1 produces MTSVADTVVFIPEQACVLTVPVHSLPSSITKKMWACPVQSDRPAVFISPVELREKGTTQEPSPLTPGQFFLPVVTSNHRAFRILRDFLHSRENSLQRPGENSLQGPGENSLQRPGENSLQRPGENSLQGPGENSLQGPGENSLQGPGENSLQDPGENSRACSAFSKRKNAIILFDTKIFFIVREAKAPDWLLEKPSPASPEREAPPPNSQSKTQDDDIADRKRSKDGADAAEDHGKCVLEEREPDAMMDGVNTPTKDVSTNTPRAGNHLTKLKEEVEEESSHNAAGLTSEERRDNETRSAAETHTGNEKSSSDNEHKIKMSEEKSSVVKPTCCKRLLFTSGQSSSGTDANERQDKRKVKGQICDSAFVSAAEIVDVNADDRDSQNNTEDSNKDMENTKRSREGQRSHKESAVEIIDISDDEDHIPVTSSGDENTVGTNASQVEKLLERCEIIKRRISDCVKLQVSALERKNASHDVTMETGADHNELIIVDDLNQNPSSSKHHGNRTKSKREGCESAVQILDLDDDQVLLKSLKNSNRDAAKTSKSPSEAEQRACPSEAEQRACPSEAEQRACPREAEQRACPSEAEQRACPSEAEQRACPSEAEQRACPSEAEQRACPSEAEQRACPSVPGESVVKILYLSDDDDEVIITDREFRNSHGPQISDKANGCKRRISGGTTEDTDSDVATKRCKPDENAELFQCKRSESAVDTRSQVKNHTGDVEIIEVDDDDDDDDDDDDVKIFERDGEITELHTESQTTLEIIKSCKRDVSDSHRSDGLKLGVESDVEDQRINAEDASDEHFKSDRVLSPAGKPGERFKDEDEDLINKKLSPGADVNEAKALYSRSVVQLMRVQDHDQDLSGDDAESNHDISKTLAAEGPVSKVQSSDQYKNVQTATARVIAVKPKVTDDVWVSSNVSDILSAAEDPACEGPQVADVLDSSALFEHSEFGEEKSEATNQSSRDEGAGVWLRPASPHWITDYVMLRRQENISCTREKLRRMEEKLNTLRNSQH; encoded by the exons ATGACGTCAGTGGCAGACACGGTGGTCTTCATCCCGGAGCAGGCGTGTGTCCTCACGGTTCCTGTTCACTCACTGCCTTCATCCATCACCAAgaagatgtgggcgtgtcccgtTCAGTCCGACCGGCCGGCTGTGTTCATCTCCCCTGTGGAGCTGAGGGAGAAAGGAACCACCCAGGAACCCTCACCTTTAACCCCAGGGCAGTTCTTCCTGCCGGTTGTGACGTCTAACCACAGAGCTTTCAGGATCCTCAGGGACTTTCTACATTCAC GTGAGAACTCGCTGCAGCGTCCAGGTGAGAACTCGCTGCAGGGTCCTGGTGAGAACTCGCTGCAGCGTCCAGGTGAGAACTCGCTGCAGCGTCCAGGTGAGAACTCGCTGCAGGGTCCAGGTGAGAACTCGCTGCAGGGTCCAGGTGAGAACTCGCTGCAGGGTCCAGGTGAGAACTCGCTGCAGGATCCTGGTGAGAACTCACGAGCGTGTTCTGCGTTCTCAAAAAGGAAGAACGCCATTATTCTTTTTGATACCAAGATTTTCTTCATTGTAAGAGAAGCAAAGGCACCTGATTGGCTACTGGAGAAGCCAAGCCCCGCCTCACCTGAACgtgaagctccgcccccaaaTTCACAGAGTAAAACA CAGGACGATGACATCGCTGACAGGAAGAGGAGTAAAGATGGTGCTGATGCTGCAGAGGATCATGGGAAATGTGTGCTAGAGGAGAGAGAACCTGATGCGATGATGGACGGAGTGAATACACCGACGAAAGACGTGagcaccaacacaccaagaGCTGGCAACCATCTCACAAAGCtgaaggaggaggtggaggaggagagcagCCATAATGCTGCGGGTTTAACGAGTGAGGAAAGACGTGACAACGAGACCAGATCAGCTGCAGAAACTCACACAGGAAACGAAAAGAGTTCATCAGATAACGagcataaaattaaaatgagtgAAGAGAAGAGTTCAGTAGTCAAACCTACATGCTGCAAACGTCTCCTTTTCACCAGCGGTCAGAGTTCATCAGGAACAGACGCAAACGAGCGACAAGATAAAAGAAAGGTTAAAGGTCAAATCTGCGACTCGGCCTTCGTCAGCGCTGCCGAGATCGTAGACGTGAACGCAGATGATCGAGATTCCCAGAACAACACAGAAGATTCGAACAAAGACATGGAGAATACTAAAAGATCGAgagaaggtcagaggtcacacaAAGAGAGTGCCGTCGAGATCATCGACATAAGCGACGATGAAGATCACATTCCCGTCACAAGCTCAGGCGACGAGAACACGGTCGGAACAAACGCTAGCCAAGTGGAGAAACTGCTGGAACGATGCGAAATTATCAAACGCAGAATAAGCGACTGTGTTAAATTACAGGTTTCAGCTCTTGAACGTAAAAATGCAAGTCACGATGTCACCATGGAAACGGGTGCCGATCACAACGAGCTGATAATCGTCGACGACTTGAATCAAAACCCAAGTAGCAGTAAACATCATGGTAACAGGACGAAGTCTAAAAGAGAAGGTTGTGAAAGTGCTGTTCAGATCTTAGACCTGGACGATGATCAAGTTTTACTCAAAAGTCTAAAAAACTCAAATCGAGACGCAGCAAAAACTTCTAAAAGTCCGAGCGAGGCGGAGCAGAGGGCGTGTCCGAGCGAGGCGGAGCAGAGGGCGTGTCCGAGCGAGGCGGAGCAGAGGGCGTGTCCAAGGGAGGCGGAGCAGAGGGCGTGTCCGAGCGAGGCGGAGCAGAGGGCGTGTCCGAGCGAGGCGGAGCAGAGGGCGTGTCCGAGCGAGGCGGAGCAGAGGGCGTGTCCGAGCGAGGCGGAGCAGAGGGCGTGTCCGAGCGAGGCGGAGCAGAGGGCGTGTCCGAGCGTGCCGGGGGAAAGCGTGGTGAAGATCCTGTACCTtagcgatgatgatgatgaggtcaTCATAACTGATAGAGAGTTCAGAAACTCACATGGACCTCAGATCAGCGATAAAGCTAACGGATGTAAACGGAGGATTAGCGGCGGAACGACGGAGGACACGGATTCAGACGTAGCGACTAAACGATGTAAACCTGACGAGAATGCTGAGTTGTTTCAGTGTAAACGTTCAGAAAGTGCTGTAGATACAAGGTCTCAGGTTAAAAATCATACCGGTGATGTTGAGATCATCgaggttgatgatgatgatgatgatgatgatgatgatgatgatgttaaaaTCTTTGAGCGTGACGGTGAAATCACCGAGCTGCACACTGAGAGTCAGACCACACTGGAGATAATAAAAAGCTGTAAACGGGACGTTTCTGATAGCCACAGAAGTGACGGGCTGAAGTTGGGTGTTGAAAGTGACGTTGAGGATCAGAGGATCAACGCTGAAGATGCTTCAGACGAACACTTCAAATCAGACAGAGTCCTGAGTCCagctggaaaacctggagaaaGGTTTaaagatgaggatgaagatcTGATAAATAAGAAACTTTCCCCTGGAGCTGATGTTAATGAAGCTAAAGCTTTGTACAGTAGAAGTGTGGTGCAGCTGATGAGGGTCCAGGACCATGATCAGGATCTGAGTGGAGATGATGCAGAGTCTAATCATGACATTAGTAAGACTTTAGCTGCTGAAGGTCCAGTCAGTAAAGTTCAGAGTTCTGATCAATATAAAAACGTTCAAACTGCGACTGCTCGAGTAATCGCCGTAAAGCCGAAGGTGACAGATGATGTCTGGGTTTCGTCAAATGTTAGTGACATTCTGAGTGCAGCTGAGGATCCAGCTTGTGAAGGTCCTCAGGTCGCTGATGTCTTGGATTCATCTGCATTGTTTGAACATAGTGAGTTTGGAGAAGAAAAATCTGAAGCTACCAATCAGAGCTCACGTGATGAGGGAGCAGGTGTGTGGCTCCGCCCAGCGTCTCCTCACTGGATTACGGATTACGTTATGCTGAGAAGGCAGGAGAACATCAGCTGTACCCGAGAGAAACTCAGGAGGATGGAGGAGAAACTTAACACTCTGAGGAACTCACAGCACTGA